A single Novosphingobium sp. SL115 DNA region contains:
- a CDS encoding fumarylacetoacetate hydrolase family protein produces MRLATLRDGTKDGQLVAVSPDGGRYAIAPVRTLQEALERWTAVVDELAAISDFPEVLDTAQLAAPLPRAWQWLDGSAFQSHGDLMDAVLGVTKPKADKPLMYQGTSDKFYGPHDEVKFLDEALGIDFEGEFGVIVDAVPMGTSAVDAMGHIRLVVQINDWSLRTLAGPEMKTGFGWVQAKPPCGMAPFAVTPDELGDDWRNGRVCLNLNVDWNDQRFGAANGEPMGHGFHELVAHAARTRDLVAGTVIGSGTVSNTNFREIGSSCIAERRGIEVIDEGAARTEFMRFGDSVRMEAVDGTGRAPFGAIQQKVVKA; encoded by the coding sequence ATGCGTCTGGCCACTTTGCGCGACGGGACCAAGGACGGGCAACTGGTGGCGGTTTCGCCCGATGGCGGGCGCTACGCGATCGCGCCGGTGCGGACCTTGCAGGAGGCGCTGGAGCGCTGGACCGCGGTTGTCGACGAACTGGCCGCGATCAGTGATTTTCCCGAAGTTCTGGATACGGCGCAGCTTGCAGCGCCACTGCCACGCGCGTGGCAGTGGCTGGATGGATCTGCCTTTCAAAGCCATGGCGATTTGATGGACGCGGTGCTGGGCGTTACCAAGCCCAAGGCCGACAAGCCGCTGATGTATCAGGGCACGTCTGACAAATTCTATGGCCCGCATGACGAAGTTAAGTTCCTCGACGAGGCGCTGGGCATCGATTTCGAGGGCGAGTTCGGGGTGATTGTCGATGCGGTGCCGATGGGCACCAGCGCGGTTGACGCGATGGGCCATATCCGCCTTGTGGTTCAGATCAACGATTGGTCTTTGCGCACGCTGGCGGGGCCGGAAATGAAGACCGGCTTTGGCTGGGTGCAGGCCAAACCGCCGTGCGGCATGGCGCCTTTCGCGGTGACGCCCGACGAACTGGGCGACGACTGGCGCAATGGGCGCGTGTGTCTGAACCTGAATGTCGACTGGAACGACCAGCGCTTTGGCGCGGCCAATGGTGAACCGATGGGGCATGGCTTCCATGAACTTGTTGCCCATGCCGCGCGCACGCGCGATCTGGTGGCGGGCACGGTGATCGGGTCGGGCACAGTATCGAACACCAATTTCCGTGAAATCGGATCATCGTGCATTGCCGAACGGCGCGGGATCGAGGTGATTGACGAAGGCGCTGCGCGTACCGAGTTCATGCGGTTTGGCGACAGTGTGCGGATGGAGGCGGTGGATGGCACTGGTCGCGCGCCGTTCGGGGCAATTCAGCAAAAGGTGGTGAAGGCATGA
- a CDS encoding cupin domain-containing protein: MSDVISDSGLPPVQRVVTGHNEQGRAVFKSEDVTPTKMIPSGDASFLLIWTTPTVPADNNDETDGRHRDAGLTLDGGSVIRVVDMLPGKESPMHRTNSIDYGIVLEGEIELELEDGAKKTVRQGGIIIQRGTNHLWRNTTDKVCRIAFILIEAPAYLHNGQPLPEDKPDHK; encoded by the coding sequence ATGAGTGACGTGATTTCAGATTCCGGTCTTCCCCCGGTCCAGCGCGTGGTCACTGGCCACAACGAACAAGGCCGCGCGGTGTTCAAATCCGAAGACGTGACGCCGACGAAGATGATCCCGTCGGGCGATGCGTCTTTCCTGCTGATCTGGACCACGCCCACCGTTCCTGCTGACAACAACGACGAAACCGATGGCCGTCACCGCGATGCGGGGCTGACGCTGGATGGCGGATCGGTGATCCGCGTGGTCGATATGCTGCCGGGCAAGGAAAGCCCGATGCACCGCACCAATTCGATCGATTACGGCATCGTGCTGGAAGGCGAGATCGAGCTGGAGCTGGAAGACGGCGCGAAGAAGACGGTGCGGCAGGGCGGCATCATCATCCAGCGCGGCACCAACCATCTGTGGCGCAATACCACCGACAAGGTCTGCCGCATCGCCTTCATTCTGATCGAGGCACCGGCTTACCTGCACAACGGGCAGCCGCTGCCCGAAGACAAGCCGGACCATAAGTGA